The following proteins are co-located in the Pirellulales bacterium genome:
- a CDS encoding ComEC/Rec2 family competence protein has protein sequence MSLSLAPPVHIRKRIALPHTAAFFGLQAAPSSRRRPAPYQPLVLVLGAACAGIMTDRWLGVTAAIVFGLWWILGVTSLTAWWRWRHHNRQVAAMAALSISVLAAAAAWHHARWNLFAADELGLAATETPQPVCVEAVAASAPQTVPAPQFDPLRSIPAGLQMRWLVDVVQVRKGAQWQAASGRAQVSLEGELHNVQAGDRLRIFGELEAPLPAGNPGEFDSALYERSRRELCIIRVKKPECVATLQQGSLWNPARWISAGRRFGDQLLWGYLSREKAGLAAAVLLGQREQVDQETNEAFLETGTIHILCIAGLHVGILAWLLFAVFSTGWLSRRTALLCVMMITGAYMLVTMAEPPVMRATLLVWIVCLGTWLGRARIGLNSLALAGIVVLVFNPAGLFHTGVQLSFLSVAVLMCAGQRMFGARREDPLDRLIADTRPWPQRAWRLSGQRAWQIFVLGAVLWLAITPLVMARFHLIAPSGLILNVLLTPVVMVAMLAGLGVLFFGAWLPPLASVFAWVCNGSLSVLESTVKWFAHLPGGRFWVAGPGDWWLVLFYLGVAAVVLLPHKLPPLRWRAAFAAGLCGVGLIGALPAQANQHTLRCDFIAVGHGGGELLELPDGKTLLFDAGRMGAPLGGARSISAFLWSRGITHLDAVVLSHADTDHYNSLPELLQRFSVGVVYVSPVMFREKSKALRTLKDSIEQSGTPLQYAFAGDRLKLDEGVTIDVLHPPPLGVVGSDNANCLVLSIGYDGRRILFTGDLAPPGMDLVMNGDPVPCDVLQAPHHGSAYSEPEYFADWTAPKWAIICGSNLDGRIARPIYEAHGATVLNTAEVGAVTVTVGNGQLGVQTFRQPKPAHGSGL, from the coding sequence ATGAGCCTGTCGCTGGCACCGCCGGTCCACATTCGCAAGCGGATTGCATTGCCGCACACAGCGGCTTTCTTTGGGCTTCAGGCGGCGCCCTCGTCGCGGCGGCGGCCAGCGCCCTATCAGCCGTTGGTGTTGGTTCTGGGCGCAGCTTGCGCGGGAATTATGACCGATCGCTGGCTGGGCGTTACCGCTGCAATAGTCTTTGGGTTGTGGTGGATTTTAGGAGTGACGTCATTGACCGCATGGTGGCGGTGGCGCCATCACAACCGGCAGGTTGCGGCGATGGCAGCGCTCAGCATTTCGGTTCTTGCCGCCGCAGCAGCCTGGCATCATGCCCGTTGGAATTTGTTTGCGGCCGACGAGCTTGGCCTGGCGGCCACAGAAACGCCGCAACCGGTATGTGTTGAAGCGGTGGCCGCCAGCGCGCCGCAAACGGTTCCCGCCCCGCAATTCGATCCGCTGCGTAGCATCCCCGCCGGCTTGCAAATGCGCTGGCTGGTAGATGTCGTGCAAGTGCGCAAAGGCGCGCAGTGGCAAGCGGCTTCCGGCCGCGCGCAGGTTTCGCTGGAAGGAGAATTGCACAACGTGCAGGCGGGGGATCGGCTGCGCATTTTTGGAGAGTTGGAAGCGCCGCTGCCGGCGGGCAATCCCGGCGAGTTCGATTCGGCACTGTACGAACGCTCCCGGCGCGAGCTGTGCATCATTCGCGTGAAGAAGCCGGAATGCGTTGCGACGCTACAGCAGGGTTCGCTCTGGAATCCGGCTCGCTGGATCAGTGCGGGGCGGCGCTTTGGCGATCAATTGTTGTGGGGGTATTTATCGCGGGAAAAGGCCGGCCTGGCAGCGGCGGTGTTGCTGGGACAGCGCGAGCAAGTCGATCAAGAAACCAACGAGGCGTTTCTGGAAACCGGCACCATTCACATCCTGTGCATCGCCGGGCTGCACGTGGGAATTCTGGCGTGGCTGTTGTTCGCGGTATTTAGCACGGGCTGGCTTTCGCGCCGGACGGCATTGCTGTGCGTGATGATGATCACTGGCGCGTACATGCTTGTGACCATGGCCGAACCGCCCGTCATGCGCGCCACGCTGCTGGTATGGATTGTGTGCCTTGGCACGTGGCTGGGACGGGCACGCATTGGGCTGAATAGTTTAGCGCTGGCAGGAATTGTGGTTTTGGTGTTCAATCCAGCCGGCTTGTTTCACACGGGCGTGCAGTTGTCGTTTCTTTCTGTGGCGGTGCTAATGTGCGCCGGCCAGCGGATGTTCGGCGCGCGGCGAGAAGATCCGTTGGATCGATTGATTGCCGACACCAGGCCCTGGCCGCAGCGGGCGTGGCGGCTTAGCGGCCAACGGGCGTGGCAAATATTTGTCTTGGGCGCCGTGCTGTGGTTGGCGATCACGCCGCTGGTGATGGCCCGGTTCCATTTGATTGCACCGTCGGGCTTGATTCTCAACGTCTTGCTCACCCCGGTGGTAATGGTGGCGATGTTAGCGGGCTTGGGCGTGCTATTTTTTGGCGCTTGGCTACCCCCCTTGGCTTCAGTGTTTGCCTGGGTGTGCAACGGCAGCTTGAGTGTTTTGGAAAGCACGGTGAAATGGTTTGCGCACTTGCCTGGCGGAAGGTTTTGGGTGGCCGGACCCGGCGATTGGTGGCTGGTTTTGTTTTACTTGGGCGTGGCGGCGGTTGTGCTGTTGCCGCACAAATTGCCGCCGCTGAGGTGGCGCGCGGCATTTGCTGCCGGCTTGTGCGGCGTGGGTTTAATCGGCGCGCTGCCGGCGCAGGCCAATCAGCACACGCTGCGGTGCGATTTCATCGCCGTCGGACACGGCGGCGGCGAGCTGCTGGAATTGCCCGACGGAAAAACGCTCCTCTTCGATGCCGGCCGAATGGGCGCGCCCTTGGGCGGGGCACGATCGATCAGCGCGTTCTTATGGTCGCGCGGAATTACGCACTTGGATGCCGTGGTCCTCTCGCATGCCGACACCGATCATTACAATTCGCTCCCCGAATTGCTGCAGCGGTTTTCCGTCGGGGTGGTGTATGTGTCGCCGGTCATGTTTCGCGAAAAATCCAAGGCGCTGCGCACTTTGAAAGACAGCATCGAGCAATCGGGCACGCCGCTGCAATACGCCTTTGCCGGCGACCGGTTGAAGTTGGACGAGGGGGTAACCATCGACGTGCTGCATCCGCCTCCGCTGGGCGTGGTGGGATCGGACAATGCCAACTGCCTGGTGCTTTCGATTGGATATGACGGCCGGCGGATTTTATTCACCGGCGATTTAGCGCCGCCGGGAATGGATTTGGTCATGAACGGCGATCCAGTGCCTTGCGACGTGCTGCAAGCTCCGCATCATGGCAGCGCCTACAGCGAGCCGGAATATTTTGCCGATTGGACTGCGCCGAAATGGGCCATTATTTGCGGCAGTAATTTAGATGGCCGCATTGCCCGCCCGATTTACGAAGCCCATGGCGCCACGGTGCTGAACACCGCCGAAGTGGGCGCGGTGACCGTGACGGTGGGCAATGGCCAGCTCGGCGTGCAAACGTTCCGGCAGCCGAAGCCTGCCCACGGAAGCGGACTTTGA
- the rpmE gene encoding 50S ribosomal protein L31: MKKDIHPKYMNTVVKCGCGNSFSTRSTVPELKVDICNVCHPFYTGKLKFIDTAGRIEKFKSKFTAGYASLQKKKKKETPAPEPAAAES; this comes from the coding sequence ATGAAAAAAGACATTCATCCCAAATACATGAACACCGTGGTCAAATGTGGCTGCGGCAACAGCTTCTCCACACGCAGCACCGTGCCGGAGTTGAAGGTCGATATTTGCAACGTCTGCCATCCGTTCTACACGGGCAAGCTGAAATTTATCGACACGGCCGGCCGCATCGAAAAATTCAAGAGCAAGTTCACGGCCGGCTACGCCAGCCTGCAAAAAAAGAAGAAAAAAGAAACCCCGGCGCCCGAGCCCGCCGCCGCGGAATCTTAG
- a CDS encoding DUF1569 domain-containing protein, translating into MSTVLSTAQVNSAKVTGRRELHFSKLADIQTDAENLAARPVRQLGNWQLGYALAHLSGAMKICLDGANFKVPFYIRWFAPLLKKKIISSPMKPGFKLPEKAAETLMPSGPVSTQEGLDDLRKTIDRLNREPQRQPSPVFGPMTHEEWDQLHLRHAELHLSFFVPE; encoded by the coding sequence ATGAGCACTGTCCTCTCCACTGCGCAGGTGAACAGCGCCAAAGTTACTGGTCGGCGGGAATTGCATTTCAGCAAACTGGCGGACATTCAGACGGACGCCGAGAATTTGGCCGCGCGGCCGGTGCGGCAGTTGGGCAACTGGCAATTGGGATATGCGCTGGCGCACCTGTCTGGAGCGATGAAAATTTGTCTTGATGGCGCGAATTTCAAGGTGCCGTTTTACATTCGCTGGTTTGCGCCGCTGCTGAAGAAAAAGATCATCAGCAGCCCTATGAAACCAGGATTTAAACTACCTGAGAAAGCGGCCGAAACCTTGATGCCCAGCGGCCCGGTGTCGACGCAAGAAGGCTTGGACGATCTGCGGAAAACCATTGACCGCTTGAACCGAGAGCCCCAGCGACAGCCTAGCCCCGTGTTCGGTCCCATGACCCACGAAGAATGGGACCAACTCCACCTCCGCCACGCCGAACTGCACCTGAGCTTTTTCGTGCCGGAGTGA
- a CDS encoding S9 family peptidase — MLPAEMVRCAKLRGTRKCGFAAVGVAILALGYSLGCSPSSAGGPETSGAINSLAEFATPPAGAASAPSAAAKRAVPKVTSAEPHPLDKVAPLIPRDVLFGNPDKAMARISHDGKRLAYLAPVKNDDGEGVLNVFVGTLENPDAAKAVTHEKDRPVEGYFWAYTNKHLLYAMDDKGDENFHVFAVNLDTGKVKDITPLDPANAVDEKGQKKKVRAEIAEVSWRDPEHVVIGLNDRDPRYHDLYLVNITTGEKKLLQKNPDFAGFVVDEDYKVRFAEKMTPDGGTLYQEPDGKGGWKDFLKIGKDDNETTSLAGFNKAGDVLYLIDSRKSDTGELKTIDLKTGAEKVIATGTQGEIDGVMSHPTENTIQAVATVYDRTKWQFFDKEVEDDFHRLQKLGEGDNDIKIVSTTLDDRKWLAALLPDDGPVRYYLYDRDTKQPKFLFAIRPELADLPLQKMHSVIIPTRDGLKMVAYLTLPPGSDPKHTGRPSQPLPMVLDVHGGPNARDEWGMNAEHQLWANRGYVVLSVNYRGSTGFGKKFFNAGNREWAGKMHTDLLDAVDWTVKEKIADPKKVAILGGSYGGYATLVGLTFTPDVFACGIDEVGPSNLNTLIESIPKYWEPAIEDLKNRIGDFTTKEGKKFLWERSPLSKVDQIKRPLLIGQGQNDPRVNVREAEQIVKAMQAKKLPVTYVLFPDEGHGFARPENEMAFNAVSEAFLAKILGGRYEPIGTAFEGSTITVPTGATDVPGLKAALAAMPKAPAAGDQSSAASKAKE; from the coding sequence ATGCTGCCTGCTGAGATGGTGCGTTGTGCCAAACTGCGCGGGACTCGTAAATGCGGCTTTGCGGCCGTTGGTGTCGCCATCCTTGCCCTTGGATACAGCCTGGGTTGCTCGCCCAGTTCGGCCGGCGGGCCTGAAACGAGCGGTGCCATCAATTCGCTGGCCGAGTTCGCCACTCCACCGGCAGGCGCCGCAAGCGCACCCAGCGCCGCGGCAAAGCGAGCCGTCCCCAAAGTCACTTCCGCCGAGCCGCATCCCTTGGACAAAGTGGCCCCGCTCATTCCCCGCGACGTGCTGTTCGGCAATCCCGACAAAGCCATGGCCCGCATCAGCCACGACGGCAAACGGCTCGCCTATTTAGCGCCGGTGAAAAATGACGATGGCGAAGGGGTGCTGAACGTGTTCGTGGGCACGCTGGAAAATCCCGATGCTGCCAAAGCAGTGACGCACGAAAAAGATCGACCCGTCGAAGGTTACTTCTGGGCCTACACCAACAAGCATCTTCTGTATGCGATGGACGACAAGGGAGACGAAAACTTCCATGTGTTCGCGGTCAACCTCGACACCGGCAAAGTGAAGGATATTACCCCGCTCGATCCGGCCAACGCCGTCGACGAAAAAGGACAAAAGAAAAAAGTGCGGGCCGAAATTGCGGAAGTGAGCTGGCGCGATCCAGAACATGTGGTGATCGGCCTAAACGATCGCGATCCGCGCTATCACGATTTGTATCTGGTGAACATCACTACGGGCGAGAAAAAGCTGCTGCAAAAAAATCCCGACTTCGCCGGCTTTGTCGTCGATGAAGATTACAAAGTTCGCTTTGCGGAAAAAATGACTCCCGATGGCGGCACGCTGTATCAGGAGCCCGACGGCAAAGGAGGCTGGAAAGATTTTTTGAAAATCGGCAAGGATGATAACGAAACGACCAGTCTGGCCGGCTTCAACAAAGCCGGCGACGTGCTGTACCTCATCGACAGCCGCAAGAGCGATACCGGCGAGCTGAAAACCATCGATTTGAAAACCGGCGCCGAAAAAGTAATTGCCACCGGCACGCAGGGCGAAATCGACGGCGTGATGTCGCACCCCACGGAAAACACCATTCAGGCCGTGGCCACCGTGTATGATCGCACTAAGTGGCAATTCTTCGATAAAGAAGTGGAAGACGATTTCCACCGCCTCCAGAAGCTGGGCGAAGGGGATAACGATATTAAAATCGTCAGCACCACCTTGGACGATCGCAAATGGCTGGCCGCGCTTCTGCCCGACGACGGCCCGGTGCGCTACTACCTGTACGACCGCGACACCAAGCAGCCGAAATTCTTGTTTGCCATCCGGCCGGAGCTGGCCGATTTGCCGCTGCAAAAAATGCACTCGGTCATTATTCCCACCCGCGACGGCTTAAAGATGGTGGCGTATCTCACGCTGCCGCCAGGGAGCGATCCCAAGCACACCGGCCGGCCCAGCCAACCCCTGCCGATGGTGCTGGACGTGCATGGCGGACCCAACGCTCGGGATGAATGGGGCATGAACGCCGAGCATCAGCTTTGGGCCAACCGCGGCTACGTTGTGCTCAGCGTGAACTATCGCGGCAGCACCGGCTTTGGCAAAAAATTCTTTAACGCCGGCAACCGCGAATGGGCGGGCAAAATGCACACCGACCTGCTCGATGCCGTCGATTGGACCGTGAAAGAAAAAATTGCCGATCCCAAAAAAGTGGCCATCCTCGGCGGCAGCTACGGCGGCTACGCCACACTGGTGGGGCTCACATTCACGCCCGACGTGTTCGCCTGCGGCATCGACGAAGTCGGCCCGTCCAACTTGAACACGCTCATCGAAAGCATTCCCAAGTATTGGGAACCAGCCATTGAAGATTTGAAAAACCGCATCGGCGATTTCACGACCAAAGAAGGCAAAAAATTCCTGTGGGAGCGCTCGCCGCTTTCCAAGGTCGATCAAATCAAGCGGCCGCTGCTTATTGGCCAGGGCCAGAACGATCCGCGCGTGAATGTGCGCGAGGCGGAGCAAATCGTCAAAGCCATGCAGGCCAAAAAATTGCCCGTCACGTACGTGTTGTTCCCGGACGAAGGGCACGGCTTCGCGCGGCCGGAAAACGAAATGGCGTTTAACGCCGTGTCGGAAGCGTTTCTGGCAAAAATTTTGGGGGGCCGGTATGAGCCTATTGGCACTGCCTTTGAAGGCTCCACGATTACCGTTCCCACCGGCGCCACCGACGTGCCCGGCCTCAAGGCTGCACTGGCCGCCATGCCCAAGGCTCCGGCCGCCGGCGATCAATCCAGCGCGGCAAGTAAAGCCAAAGAGTAG
- the murA gene encoding UDP-N-acetylglucosamine 1-carboxyvinyltransferase, whose product MTDNTRSNVLSIHGGCPVRGSLAAAGSKNAALPIMAASILADEPVELAGTPDVTDVNTLALMLGHLGVEAKRHADGTLHLHTVDPAPVTADAELVDRMRASFCVLGPLLARRGRAVVALPGGCSLGARPVDLHLQGLAAMGAKIRYDHNYIIAEAKFLHGAEMNLAGLYGPTVTGTANILMAATLARGETIIHGAAREPEIIDLGKFLIGLGARIDGLGASTLHIQGVKQLGGTGAAGYRVIPDRIETGTLLLAGAITGGDVTVRGCRPDHLEAMLAVLDDAGVMVDVGRNWIRAAISDRPQPFHFSALPYPGVPTDLQAPLTALAAIADGSSTICDCVFPQRFGHVDELNRLGASIQQTGNAVTAAGVEQFSGAEVFASDLRAGAALVLAGLAAPGRTVIHHAHHLARGYEALPKKLQSLGAEIEAVADAWYTSDGLTSAAHEPSSASNEFSRTTEYDSHCRSGVARSGADSQYVARRAG is encoded by the coding sequence ATGACCGACAACACCCGTTCCAATGTTCTTTCCATTCACGGCGGCTGCCCGGTGCGCGGGTCGCTGGCCGCGGCCGGTTCTAAAAATGCCGCGCTGCCAATCATGGCCGCTAGCATTTTGGCCGACGAGCCGGTGGAGCTGGCTGGCACACCCGACGTGACCGATGTAAACACCTTGGCGCTCATGCTGGGCCACCTCGGCGTGGAAGCTAAACGCCATGCGGATGGCACACTGCATTTACATACCGTCGATCCGGCTCCCGTTACCGCCGATGCGGAATTGGTCGATCGCATGCGGGCCAGCTTTTGCGTGCTGGGTCCATTACTGGCGCGGCGGGGCAGGGCGGTGGTGGCGCTTCCCGGCGGATGTTCCCTTGGCGCGCGGCCGGTCGATTTGCATTTGCAAGGCCTGGCGGCGATGGGCGCCAAAATCCGGTACGATCACAACTACATTATTGCCGAAGCCAAGTTTCTGCACGGCGCCGAAATGAATCTCGCCGGTCTGTACGGCCCCACGGTCACAGGCACCGCCAACATTTTGATGGCAGCCACGCTGGCCCGTGGCGAAACCATTATTCACGGCGCTGCCCGCGAGCCGGAGATTATCGATCTGGGCAAATTCCTCATCGGCCTGGGCGCACGCATCGATGGCCTGGGCGCATCCACCTTGCACATTCAAGGGGTCAAGCAACTCGGTGGCACCGGCGCCGCCGGCTATCGAGTAATTCCCGATCGCATAGAAACCGGCACGCTGCTGTTGGCCGGCGCGATCACTGGCGGCGATGTCACCGTGCGCGGTTGCCGGCCCGATCATTTGGAAGCCATGCTGGCGGTGCTCGATGATGCTGGCGTGATGGTCGACGTGGGACGAAACTGGATTCGCGCCGCCATTTCCGACCGTCCGCAGCCATTTCATTTTTCGGCCCTGCCGTATCCTGGCGTGCCGACCGATTTGCAAGCCCCGCTGACCGCACTGGCGGCCATTGCCGACGGCAGCAGCACCATTTGCGATTGCGTATTCCCCCAGCGCTTTGGCCACGTGGACGAATTGAATCGGCTGGGGGCAAGCATTCAGCAGACTGGAAACGCCGTCACGGCCGCGGGCGTGGAGCAATTCAGCGGCGCGGAAGTTTTCGCCTCCGATTTGCGTGCCGGGGCTGCACTGGTTTTGGCCGGCTTGGCCGCGCCCGGCCGCACCGTGATTCACCATGCCCATCACCTGGCCCGCGGATACGAAGCCCTGCCGAAAAAGCTGCAATCACTGGGCGCGGAAATCGAAGCTGTGGCCGACGCGTGGTATACTTCTGATGGATTGACTTCTGCTGCTCACGAGCCGTCAAGCGCTTCGAATGAATTCTCACGAACCACTGAATACGACAGCCATTGCCGCTCTGGAGTCGCGAGATCTGGAGCGGATTCGCAATATGTCGCTCGCCGAGCGGGGTGA
- the prmC gene encoding peptide chain release factor N(5)-glutamine methyltransferase, translating to MSQSESWTIGRLLTWTTDYLKQQGSDSPRLDAEVLLATARGCKRIDLYTAFAEIADDPTRTAFRELVRRRAEGTPVAYLVGQREFFSLSFRVTPDVLIPRPETETLVVRLLDLAESDFKTLSPGGRGEGEGESHYKSAPSPQPSPIQGEGVHIADIGTGSGIIAICAAKHLPTAHITAVDASAAALEVARQNAAAHHVADRIEFIVSDLLSALPSEQKFNLIASNPPYVSEAEFATLSPSVRNFEPRQALVAGPRGTEVIQRLVPQAADRLESGGWLLLEVSPMIEPAVREIISQHGGFELGPTLKDSASHPRVVQAKKS from the coding sequence ATGTCTCAATCCGAATCTTGGACCATCGGGCGGTTGCTGACTTGGACGACAGATTATTTGAAGCAGCAGGGCTCCGATTCCCCCCGGCTCGATGCTGAAGTACTGCTGGCCACGGCCCGCGGTTGCAAGCGGATCGATTTATACACCGCCTTCGCCGAAATAGCGGACGACCCCACCCGAACTGCATTCCGCGAACTGGTCCGCCGCCGCGCCGAAGGAACTCCCGTGGCGTACTTAGTCGGCCAGCGCGAATTCTTTTCGCTTTCGTTTCGCGTTACTCCCGATGTGTTAATTCCGCGCCCGGAAACCGAAACGCTGGTGGTGCGCTTGCTCGATTTGGCCGAGTCCGATTTCAAAACCCTCTCCCCTGGCGGAAGAGGGGAGGGTGAGGGGGAATCGCATTACAAGTCAGCACCCTCACCCCAACCCTCTCCCATCCAGGGAGAGGGAGTGCACATCGCCGACATTGGCACCGGCAGCGGCATCATCGCCATTTGCGCGGCCAAGCATTTGCCCACGGCCCACATCACCGCCGTCGATGCCAGCGCCGCGGCGCTGGAAGTTGCCCGTCAAAACGCCGCCGCTCATCATGTCGCTGACCGCATTGAATTCATCGTGTCCGATTTGCTGTCAGCGCTGCCGTCTGAACAAAAATTTAACCTCATTGCCAGCAATCCGCCGTATGTCAGCGAAGCGGAATTTGCTACACTTTCCCCCTCGGTACGCAATTTTGAGCCACGGCAGGCTTTGGTTGCCGGACCGCGTGGAACGGAAGTCATCCAACGGCTGGTGCCGCAAGCAGCCGATCGCCTGGAGTCCGGCGGCTGGCTGCTGTTGGAAGTGAGTCCGATGATCGAACCGGCGGTGCGCGAAATCATTTCGCAGCACGGCGGCTTCGAGCTCGGCCCCACACTCAAAGATTCGGCCAGCCACCCGCGCGTGGTGCAGGCCAAAAAATCATAA
- a CDS encoding fatty acid desaturase: MSLLADPVEPSGVAIALPAATPDARQPDNKHRASKPLQTVDPWQGGLDWGTIIWFSIVHAGALAAPFLFTWKALGLFFGMYWLTGGVGICLGYHRLLTHGSFQTYRPVKWLIAFLGGLAGEGSAVIWVANHRKHHAYSDKEGDPHSPRDGGLWSHMLWFMPNFGRKWHDEMGQHYAPDLVKDPVIRFLDKTFLLWFFVLGGAMWTVGYVFWNSYTAWSFVVWGMFVRMVWVYHITWFVNSATHIWGYRNYETTDDSKNLWWVGLLGWGEGWHNNHHAYQRMARHGHKWWEVDLTYYAICALEKCGLAWNVVHKVPAWQKPE; encoded by the coding sequence ATGTCGCTACTGGCCGATCCCGTCGAACCAAGCGGTGTCGCGATTGCACTTCCTGCTGCCACACCAGACGCCAGACAACCAGATAACAAGCACCGGGCTTCCAAGCCGCTGCAAACGGTCGACCCATGGCAGGGGGGCCTCGATTGGGGCACCATCATTTGGTTTTCCATCGTGCACGCCGGCGCGCTGGCCGCCCCCTTCTTGTTCACGTGGAAGGCCCTCGGCTTATTCTTCGGCATGTACTGGCTCACCGGCGGGGTGGGCATTTGCTTGGGCTACCATCGGCTGCTGACGCACGGCAGTTTTCAAACTTATCGGCCGGTGAAATGGCTGATCGCTTTTCTCGGCGGGTTGGCGGGCGAAGGCTCGGCCGTTATTTGGGTGGCCAACCATCGCAAGCATCATGCGTATAGCGATAAGGAAGGCGATCCGCATTCTCCCCGCGATGGCGGCTTGTGGAGCCACATGCTGTGGTTCATGCCCAACTTCGGCCGCAAGTGGCACGACGAAATGGGCCAGCATTACGCTCCCGACCTGGTGAAAGATCCCGTCATCCGCTTTCTCGATAAAACCTTTTTGCTGTGGTTCTTCGTGCTGGGCGGCGCCATGTGGACCGTCGGCTACGTGTTTTGGAATTCGTACACCGCCTGGTCGTTTGTGGTGTGGGGCATGTTCGTCCGCATGGTGTGGGTGTACCACATCACCTGGTTTGTGAATTCCGCCACGCACATCTGGGGTTACCGCAATTACGAAACCACCGACGACAGCAAAAACCTGTGGTGGGTGGGTCTGCTCGGCTGGGGCGAAGGGTGGCACAACAACCATCACGCTTACCAGCGCATGGCCCGTCACGGCCATAAGTGGTGGGAAGTCGATCTCACCTACTATGCCATTTGCGCTCTGGAAAAATGCGGCCTGGCCTGGAACGTGGTCCACAAAGTCCCCGCCTGGCAAAAGCCGGAATAG
- the prfA gene encoding peptide chain release factor 1, protein MREMLDEKLARFIELERQLSDPEVLANSARVGAIAREHGTLNRLATKYRRFKELNQQIADTNEMIKGADADLRELAESELPTLRAEREKLWDELLDMTIGGEDANRNRCVMEIRAGTGGEEAALFARDLYDMYKHYCEDHGWKVELLDMNPTELGGFKEIILGVDGDAAFRHLQYESGGHRVQRVPETEAKGRIHTSAATVAVLPEPEDVEIDIRPEDYRLDLFNASGPGGQHVNKTQSAVRLTHLETGLVVQCQDEKSQHKNKAKALRVLKTRLYERKREMEHAKRAEHRRTLVGSGDRSQRIRTYNFPENRLTDHRINLTLYKLDNILSGNLDPVIQALLDHDRQEQRQLMGTVE, encoded by the coding sequence ATGCGCGAAATGCTGGACGAAAAATTGGCGCGCTTCATCGAACTGGAACGGCAATTGTCCGATCCGGAAGTGTTGGCCAATTCTGCGCGCGTGGGCGCCATTGCCCGCGAGCACGGCACGTTAAATCGGTTGGCGACGAAATATCGCCGCTTCAAAGAGTTGAACCAGCAAATTGCCGACACCAACGAAATGATCAAAGGCGCCGATGCCGACCTGCGCGAACTGGCCGAATCGGAATTGCCTACGCTGCGGGCCGAGCGCGAAAAACTGTGGGACGAGCTCTTGGATATGACCATCGGCGGCGAAGACGCCAACCGCAATCGCTGCGTCATGGAAATTCGCGCCGGCACCGGCGGCGAGGAAGCCGCGCTGTTCGCCCGGGACTTGTACGACATGTACAAGCACTACTGCGAAGATCACGGCTGGAAAGTCGAACTCTTGGACATGAACCCGACGGAACTGGGCGGCTTTAAGGAAATTATTTTGGGCGTCGACGGCGACGCCGCGTTCCGGCACTTGCAATACGAAAGCGGCGGCCACCGGGTGCAGCGCGTGCCGGAAACGGAAGCCAAGGGGCGCATTCACACCTCTGCCGCAACCGTGGCCGTGCTGCCCGAGCCGGAAGATGTGGAAATCGACATCAGGCCGGAAGATTACCGGCTCGATTTATTCAACGCCAGCGGCCCCGGCGGCCAGCACGTCAACAAAACCCAATCGGCCGTGCGGCTCACGCATTTGGAAACGGGCCTCGTGGTGCAATGCCAGGATGAAAAAAGCCAACACAAAAACAAAGCCAAAGCGCTGCGTGTGTTGAAAACACGGCTCTACGAGCGCAAGCGCGAAATGGAACACGCCAAGCGCGCCGAGCACCGCCGCACCTTAGTCGGCTCCGGCGACCGCAGCCAGCGCATTCGCACCTACAATTTTCCCGAAAACCGCCTGACCGATCACCGCATCAATCTCACGCTCTACAAGCTCGACAACATCTTGTCCGGCAATTTGGATCCCGTGATTCAAGCGCTGTTAGATCACGACCGCCAAGAACAGCGCCAACTGATGGGAACGGTTGAATAA